The following proteins are encoded in a genomic region of Rissa tridactyla isolate bRisTri1 chromosome 5, bRisTri1.patW.cur.20221130, whole genome shotgun sequence:
- the FGFBP1 gene encoding fibroblast growth factor-binding protein 1, whose translation MRIKSFGLLCVLILISQMLLANCERQKERKKGRQGIEDGGKKQTDSNRENEKGRKSKGGKASPKGKFKTKENAECTWAVTDMNTATLHVECKHGDSEFWCEFSGHPSTCPQYAANQKSYWKQVSRSLKKQKEICQDPKSVLKSKVCRKGPQSAHFRLTRSSLLTSVGPAKGNTVHHTKEVAQAPAAASVTEKKQEHHPQDCVEDIDYIDQKKVAEEYCPESLLSFCNFFITMVQDKKC comes from the coding sequence ATGAGGATCAAAAGCTTTGGACTTCTTTGTGTGTTGATTCTGATCTCCCAGATGCTGCTAGCCAACTGtgagagacagaaggaaagaaaaaaggggaggcaAGGCATAGAGGACGGTGGGAAAAAACAAACTGACTCTAACCGAGAAAATGAAAAAGGGCGGAAGTCAAAAGGGGGAAAAGCGTCTCCTAAAGGCAagtttaaaaccaaagaaaatgctGAGTGCACCTGGGCAGTGACCGACATGAATACTGCTACTCTGCACGTAGAGTGCAAGCATGGTGACAGCGAGTTCTGGTGTGAATTCTCTGGACACCCTTCCACCTGTCCACAGTATGCAGCAAACCAGAAATCCTACTGGAAACAAGTCTCCCGATCCCTAAAGAAGCAGAAGGAGATCTGTCAAGACCCCAAAAGTGTCCTAAAATCTAAAGTATGTAGGAAAGGCCCGCAAAGCGCCCATTTCAGGTTGACCCGCTCAAGCCTACTAACATCCGTAGGTCCTGCAAAAGGGAACACAGTTCATCATACAAAAGAAGTTGCTCAggctccagcagctgcctctgtgactgaaaaaaagcaagaacaccATCCTCAAGACTGTGTTGAGGACATAGATTATATTGATCAGAAAAAGGTGGCTGAGGAATACTGTCCagaaagcttgctttctttctgcaaCTTTTTTATCACAATGGTCCAAGACAAAAAATGCTGA